In Vibrio bathopelagicus, the following are encoded in one genomic region:
- a CDS encoding ABC transporter ATP-binding protein: MLEAKGLGFSVGDKQLLKTLNVSFEQGKIYALVGHNGSGKSTLLKLLAKQQRVTSGDIFLKDKAVAKWSDKDFAQQIAYLPQHLPATDSLSGKDLVSFGRYPWHGLLGRLSSKDKQYVEEAMQLTDTAQYADRLVDTLSGGERQRVWLAMLLAQRTKYLLLDEPLAALDIGHQIEMLTLIKRLSETLEIGVIIVIHDINMAARFCDHIIALHSGELLVEGEVDEVFKESILKDIYGVPMHITQHSAGYPVAMPGDLESA; the protein is encoded by the coding sequence ATGCTCGAAGCAAAGGGACTCGGTTTTAGCGTAGGGGATAAACAATTGCTCAAGACACTCAATGTGTCGTTTGAGCAAGGAAAAATCTACGCTTTGGTTGGGCATAACGGCTCGGGGAAATCGACCTTATTAAAGTTGTTAGCGAAGCAGCAGCGCGTGACTTCAGGCGATATTTTCCTGAAAGATAAAGCGGTCGCTAAATGGTCTGATAAGGACTTCGCACAGCAAATTGCTTACTTGCCTCAACATTTACCTGCAACCGACAGTTTATCCGGAAAAGACCTCGTGAGCTTTGGTCGCTACCCTTGGCATGGCTTATTGGGTCGACTTTCAAGTAAAGATAAGCAGTATGTTGAAGAGGCGATGCAACTTACCGACACAGCGCAATACGCTGATCGTTTGGTTGATACTTTATCGGGTGGTGAACGCCAACGTGTGTGGCTTGCGATGCTGTTGGCTCAACGCACGAAATACCTTTTGCTGGATGAGCCTTTAGCCGCGCTCGATATAGGCCATCAGATTGAAATGCTGACATTGATTAAGCGATTGAGTGAAACATTGGAAATTGGGGTGATCATTGTTATTCACGACATCAACATGGCTGCGCGTTTTTGTGACCACATTATTGCCCTTCATAGCGGTGAGCTATTAGTCGAAGGCGAGGTTGATGAGGTATTCAAAGAGTCGATATTGAAAGATATCTATGGTGTGCCTATGCACATTACTCAACACTCTGCAGGTTACCCAGTCGCGATGCCTGGTGATTTGGAGTCAGCATGA